TGTTCTTCTTATGTACTTCGTTAATAAGTGATTTAAATGCTTTCTCTCCACCAAGCACACGGTCTATTTCATCATAGTTATTTACTTTGTATCCTAAAAAGTCATTTTGATCATGTGAAAACACAGGAGAAATATGTACCGTATTGAACCCCATATCATTAATGTAATCTAATTTAGATTGTATACCTTGAAAATCTCCACCCATAGGTAAATTATTCGACTTGTTATCATTTCTAATCATTTTATTATTTTCATTATTTCCATTCATAAAACGATCAACGACTAAACTATAAATTCTCGGATATTTTACATCTTCAAATTCTTTTTCATTTGCAAATGCGTATCCATTAAATATTGGCGATATTAAAACCACCATGATTATTAACTTTGCCCATTTATTCATCTATTCAACCCTCTTTATTACCCAATTACTTATATTATACTAAAACGGTTACTTAACCGATAGACCTACATCAAATTGTCATAAAAAAATAAAGCACCTCTATACAGAGATGCTTTTGAGTCATTAACCAAAGTGTAATACACCCATTGGTAAATAACTGCCAAGTAAGATAGTTAAAATCATTACAAGGACAGTCGCAATTAATAATCCATTGCTGTTTTTATTCTTTTTCTTCTTAGCGATTGTAACTTCAATCAGTCCTAATACTGCTATACCAAGAAGAAGTTTAATTCCATATAGCATACCATTTATACCCATAGCTTGAATAAATAAATAGATACCTGAAATTAAAACAAATACCATGAATAATCTTAATACCATATGTACTGGTTTGTTTGTAACTTTCATATAAACGACAAAGAATAATATAATCATTACTAACCAGCTAAATATATGGAAATGTATCATGTTCCGTTCCCCCTACATATGAATATTTGTAATCCTATAGAATTATACCATAGGCGTATTCATTTTTTTAACAAATATACATTTATAGCTTATTTACTTATAAACGTTGTTAACGTACCAATACCATCGATTGTTACTTTAACTTCATCTCCAGGTTGTAAGAATTGTGGTGGATTCATACCAGCACCAACGCCAGCCGGTGTACCTGTCGCAATAATATCTCCAGGATGTAATGCTACATATTTTGAAATTTCAGCGATTAATTCATCAATTTTCAAAATCATTTCATTCGTATTCCCATCTTGGCGAATATCATTATTAACTTTAGTAACGATATTAACATCCTCAGGTAATGGTAACTCATCTTTCGTAACGATATATGGTCCCATTGGGCAAGCACCAGTTAAAGATTTAGATAAGAATGCTTGATCTTGTTCTTTCTGTGCTTTTCTATCCGTAATATCATTTATAATTGTATATCCATAAACGTAATCTAATGCTAAACCACGTGGAATTTTTTCTCCGTGCTTACCAATAACTACACCTAATTCGCCTTCATAATCTAATTGTTCTGTAACATCTTGATGATTAGGAATTTCAGCGTTATCACCTGTTAAAGAAGACGCCGCTTTAGTAAATACATATAAACGATTAACTTTATTATTTAATTCTTC
The Mammaliicoccus sp. Dog046 genome window above contains:
- a CDS encoding fumarylacetoacetate hydrolase family protein — its product is MKFLTFNYKDITSYGVKVKREDAVWDLRKIFETFGEDGFNPKTLLEGLQLNINVDFQEAVRKAVVKVLESPDKDEYKYSFEDIEFLPPVTPTNNVIAFGRNYKKHAEELNNKVNRLYVFTKAASSLTGDNAEIPNHQDVTEQLDYEGELGVVIGKHGEKIPRGLALDYVYGYTIINDITDRKAQKEQDQAFLSKSLTGACPMGPYIVTKDELPLPEDVNIVTKVNNDIRQDGNTNEMILKIDELIAEISKYVALHPGDIIATGTPAGVGAGMNPPQFLQPGDEVKVTIDGIGTLTTFISK
- a CDS encoding DUF1516 family protein, with product MIHFHIFSWLVMIILFFVVYMKVTNKPVHMVLRLFMVFVLISGIYLFIQAMGINGMLYGIKLLLGIAVLGLIEVTIAKKKKNKNSNGLLIATVLVMILTILLGSYLPMGVLHFG